One Castanea sativa cultivar Marrone di Chiusa Pesio chromosome 4, ASM4071231v1 DNA window includes the following coding sequences:
- the LOC142631844 gene encoding uncharacterized protein LOC142631844, which translates to MAGGRVYSSGTGGNSGSNLSVLFQNQKGACASEPLDSLFLSGSSPSFLGSRSMVSFADVRGGNGSNRPFYRAYDHDDNGDEDLEDYLHQPEKKRRLSADQVQFLEKSFEVENKLEPDRKVQLAKELGLQPRQVAIWFQNRRARWKTKQMEKEYEVLQDSYNSLKTDYENLLKEKDKLKAQVVLLQDKLLLREKERGISELSDTNKLSQEPLQKPVAESVSEGEVSKVSIVACKQEDMSSARSDIFDSDSPHYTDGVHSSLLDPGDSSNVFEPDQSDLSQDEVDNLNLGKSLLPAYIFPKLEDIDYSDPSENSCNFGFSADDHAFWSWSY; encoded by the exons ATGGCTGGTGGCAGAGTCTATAGCAGTGGTACTGGTGGTAATAGTGGTTCCAATTTGAGTGTTTTGTTTCAGAATCAAAAGGGTGCTTGTGCTTCCGAGCCTCTTgattctcttttcctttctgGGTCTTCCCCTTCTTTCCTAG GCTCAAGATCTATGGTGAGCTTTGCAGATGTTCGTGGAGGAAACGGATCGAATAGGCCGTTTTACCGTGCATATGATCACGATGACAATGGAGACGAGGACTTGGAAGACTATCTCCATCAACCCGAGAAGAAGAGGCGGCTGAGTGCCGATCAAGTTCAGTTTCTGGAGAAAAGTTTCGAGGTGGAGAACAAGCTTGAACCTGATCGGAAAGTCCAGCTCGCGAAAGAGCTTGGCTTGCAACCTCGGCAGGTTGCTATTTGGTTTCAGAACCGCCGTGCACGGTGGAAGACCAAACAGATGGAGAAGGAATATGAGGTTTTGCAAGATAGCTACAATAGCCTCAAGACTGACTATGAAAATCTACTCAAGGAGAAGGATAAACTAAAAGCACAG GTTGTTCTTCTCCAAGACAAGCTGCTcctgagagagaaagagaggggaaTCTCTGAACTGTCTGATACCAACAAATTATCTCAGGAACCACTGCAAAAGCCTGTTGCTGAATCTGTTTCTGAGGGTGAAGTATCCAAAGTGTCAATTGTGGCTTGTAAGCAGGAGGATATGAGTTCAGCTAGGAGTGATATATTTGATTCAGATAGCCCACATTACACTGATGGGGTTCACTCTTCACTGCTAGACCCTGGTGattcttcaaatgtttttgAACCTGATCAGTCGGATCTATCTCAAGATGAGGTGGATAATTTAAATCTGGGTAAGAGCTTATTGCCTGCATACATCTTTCCTAAGCTGGAAGATATTGATTACTCCGACCCGTCCGAAAATTCATGTAATTTCGGATTTTCTGCTGATGATCATGCATTTTGGTCCTGGTCTTACTAA